A genomic window from Rhodococcus sp. KBS0724 includes:
- a CDS encoding PaaI family thioesterase, which translates to MDAIPDLAEQSDLWNPSWIDPFEPTVERADDFSELIDALRAVQESVARSRPTPAGAADAARMLRDIALQMAEFEVSEDEQIAGRRWELAGRAQSMAPALHIDEVTDTTARGHVRVGRFHSGRYAMNGGVTPLIFDEILARLANSAGRPWGRTAYLNVNYRALAPLDAVLRVEAEFVGQDGRKRFMRGAMYDGDILVADVEGLWVELKPEQR; encoded by the coding sequence ATGGATGCCATACCGGATTTAGCTGAGCAGTCCGATCTCTGGAATCCGAGTTGGATCGACCCGTTCGAGCCGACGGTTGAGCGCGCGGACGATTTCTCCGAATTGATCGACGCGTTGCGAGCGGTTCAAGAATCGGTTGCTCGTAGTAGGCCGACCCCCGCCGGAGCGGCTGATGCTGCCCGGATGCTGCGTGATATCGCACTGCAGATGGCCGAATTCGAAGTCTCCGAAGACGAGCAGATTGCCGGCCGGCGCTGGGAACTTGCCGGCCGAGCGCAGTCCATGGCTCCGGCGCTGCATATCGACGAAGTTACCGATACCACTGCTCGGGGTCATGTGAGAGTCGGCCGATTCCATTCCGGACGGTATGCGATGAACGGCGGTGTCACGCCGCTGATCTTCGACGAGATTCTGGCGAGGCTCGCCAACAGCGCTGGGCGGCCTTGGGGCCGCACCGCCTATCTCAACGTGAACTATCGCGCGTTGGCTCCACTCGACGCGGTGCTGCGAGTGGAGGCAGAGTTTGTCGGTCAGGACGGGCGGAAACGGTTCATGCGGGGCGCGATGTACGACGGAGACATCCTTGTCGCTGATGTTGAAGGCTTGTGGGTAGAGCTGAAACCAGAACAGAGATAA
- a CDS encoding enoyl-CoA hydratase, whose product MNNALTGIDVTVDGNVLRITVNRPSRMNAVITESLDVIASTLNHYRNDPAIKVAVLTGTGRTFCTGADLSSIEEISDPPSPDTIDAANRSITEIVGFPHPVIAAINGPAAGVGVSLALACDLTVATESSYLLLAFTKIGLMPDGGATALVAASIGRARAMRMALLAERLPAVSAADIGLIAATYPDDSFAESVEALTRQVAEGPAHALSATKSAINAATLTEIHNALRRERSGQLELISEPDFSEGVQAFREKRPAAFGHAIGTSADAPETPSPNRCLTHQD is encoded by the coding sequence ATGAATAACGCTCTCACCGGCATCGACGTCACCGTCGACGGCAACGTCCTTCGCATCACCGTCAACCGCCCGTCTCGAATGAACGCCGTCATCACCGAATCACTCGACGTCATCGCATCGACACTGAACCACTATCGCAACGACCCTGCAATCAAGGTTGCAGTACTGACAGGAACGGGACGGACATTCTGCACGGGTGCCGATCTGTCGAGCATCGAGGAGATCTCCGACCCACCGTCCCCCGACACCATCGATGCAGCGAACCGCTCCATCACCGAAATTGTCGGGTTTCCCCATCCGGTCATCGCCGCGATCAATGGACCGGCGGCAGGCGTCGGCGTGTCTCTGGCACTCGCATGCGACCTCACCGTCGCAACCGAATCCAGCTATCTTTTGCTCGCATTCACCAAGATCGGGCTGATGCCCGACGGCGGCGCCACTGCACTCGTCGCGGCATCGATCGGGCGCGCCAGAGCCATGCGGATGGCTCTACTCGCAGAACGCCTCCCCGCGGTCAGTGCCGCCGACATCGGGTTGATTGCCGCAACCTATCCGGACGACAGCTTCGCCGAATCCGTCGAGGCATTGACTCGGCAGGTTGCCGAAGGACCCGCTCACGCACTCAGCGCCACGAAGTCCGCGATCAATGCGGCGACTCTCACCGAAATACACAACGCACTACGACGAGAGCGGTCAGGACAGCTCGAATTGATCAGCGAACCCGACTTCAGCGAGGGAGTACAAGCCTTCCGCGAGAAGCGCCCCGCCGCATTCGGTCACGCAATCGGTACCTCAGCGGATGCTCCCGAGACACCTTCGCCAAACCGATGCTTGACGCACCAAGACTAA
- a CDS encoding aromatic ring-hydroxylating dioxygenase subunit alpha, protein MSVDLDLQGIRDQALRNLLNHLNDSVTDQWNEIAPFEAVDYTDPARAELERDKIFGETPFIVAHTSELAGKNDFISAELPRNKVVVVRQKDGSVKAFVNACRHRGAQLVSEESGKCRIFSCVYHRWSYDPNGELRTVTLDKTFGDFDRSKFGLVEIPVEERHGFIWVIDNAQREIDVAAWLGAEMDAILADFNVEKLVSIDPHTYRRPTNWKILQDGFLDNYHVKYAHPNTAGKMLHTNAVTLQDYGRHFWFLTGRKSVDQFIGHDVTWDESMEKHTIESCYLAPNTMLLKHATHIEILTFRPVEANPNESIMQMRILAPTVQDSGLAQEHWKKRWKKNWNFLVSILHDEDFPILDGSQRVLSSMDAGTMLLGRNELSSHLFRREVDRLIYGASEA, encoded by the coding sequence ATGAGCGTCGACCTCGATTTGCAAGGCATCCGTGATCAAGCCCTTCGGAACTTGCTCAACCATCTGAACGACTCCGTCACCGACCAGTGGAACGAGATCGCCCCGTTCGAGGCCGTCGACTACACGGATCCCGCGCGGGCCGAACTGGAACGGGACAAGATCTTCGGCGAAACTCCGTTCATCGTGGCGCACACCTCGGAACTCGCGGGAAAAAACGACTTCATATCGGCCGAACTCCCACGCAACAAGGTGGTGGTTGTCAGGCAGAAGGACGGTAGCGTCAAGGCGTTCGTCAACGCGTGCCGACACCGTGGCGCTCAGCTCGTGTCGGAAGAATCCGGGAAGTGCCGCATCTTCTCATGTGTCTACCATCGGTGGTCATACGATCCCAACGGCGAACTTCGCACGGTCACGCTGGACAAGACATTCGGCGACTTCGACCGCTCGAAGTTCGGACTGGTCGAGATACCGGTCGAAGAACGTCACGGATTCATCTGGGTGATCGACAATGCTCAACGAGAAATCGACGTAGCAGCCTGGCTGGGAGCAGAAATGGACGCGATTCTCGCCGACTTCAACGTCGAGAAACTCGTCAGCATCGATCCCCATACCTATCGCCGTCCCACGAACTGGAAGATTCTGCAAGACGGTTTTCTCGACAATTACCACGTGAAGTACGCGCATCCCAACACTGCCGGAAAGATGTTGCACACCAATGCCGTAACGCTGCAGGACTACGGTCGACACTTCTGGTTCCTCACCGGACGAAAGAGTGTCGACCAGTTTATCGGTCACGACGTCACGTGGGACGAGTCAATGGAGAAGCATACGATCGAAAGTTGTTACCTCGCACCGAATACCATGCTGCTCAAACACGCCACTCACATCGAGATCCTGACGTTCCGTCCGGTAGAGGCAAATCCCAACGAATCGATCATGCAGATGCGGATACTCGCCCCTACTGTCCAGGACAGCGGGTTGGCCCAGGAACACTGGAAGAAACGCTGGAAGAAGAACTGGAACTTTCTGGTCTCGATCCTCCACGATGAAGACTTCCCCATCCTCGACGGTTCACAACGAGTGCTGTCGAGCATGGACGCCGGAACCATGTTGCTCGGCCGAAACGAATTGTCCAGTCATCTCTTTCGACGCGAAGTAGACAGGCTCATCTACGGGGCGTCGGAGGCCTGA
- a CDS encoding thiolase family protein → MTNAVIVDVVRLASGKGKPGGALSGMHPVELLAHVLRSIVERNGIDPAQVDDVIGGCVQQVGEQSLNITRTALLSAGFPDSVPATTIDRQCGSSQQAAHFAAQGVIAGAYDMVIAAGVESMSRVPMGTASMGQDSSGPGIAARYPEGLVNQGISAELISAKWKLDRETLDAFSAQSHQRAVTAAASGYFDREILPIEVTNAAGETVVHTVDETVRASTTADGLAGLRPSFYTEEYATRFPEAPWQITPGNSSPLTDGASAVLIMSEEMAAKLGLTPRARFRAFSVAGDDPVFMLTAPIPATHKVLARSGLSIDDLDAYEVNEAFAPVPLAWAHEFGADPAKLNPWGGAIALGHALGSSGTRLLSTLVCHLEATGGRYGLQTMCEGAGMANATIIERI, encoded by the coding sequence ATGACCAACGCAGTAATCGTCGACGTGGTTCGTCTGGCTTCGGGCAAGGGAAAACCAGGAGGTGCGCTGTCGGGAATGCATCCTGTTGAACTCCTGGCACATGTGTTGCGGAGCATCGTCGAACGCAACGGGATCGATCCGGCGCAGGTCGACGACGTGATCGGTGGGTGCGTGCAGCAGGTAGGTGAACAGTCACTCAACATCACTCGCACGGCGTTGCTTTCGGCCGGATTCCCGGATTCGGTGCCGGCAACGACGATCGACCGTCAGTGTGGTTCGAGTCAGCAAGCCGCTCATTTTGCTGCGCAGGGTGTGATCGCGGGCGCCTACGACATGGTGATCGCGGCCGGTGTCGAGTCGATGAGCAGGGTTCCGATGGGCACGGCGTCGATGGGGCAGGACTCGTCTGGACCTGGGATCGCCGCACGTTACCCGGAAGGCTTGGTAAATCAGGGCATTTCGGCAGAGCTGATCTCAGCGAAGTGGAAGCTTGACCGCGAGACTCTCGATGCTTTTTCTGCCCAGTCGCATCAGCGCGCTGTTACTGCCGCGGCGAGCGGATACTTCGACAGGGAAATTCTGCCTATCGAGGTGACCAACGCCGCCGGCGAAACAGTGGTGCACACAGTCGACGAGACAGTCCGCGCCTCGACTACTGCCGATGGCCTGGCGGGACTACGGCCGTCCTTCTACACGGAGGAGTACGCGACTCGTTTTCCCGAGGCGCCCTGGCAGATCACGCCGGGTAACTCCTCACCGTTGACGGACGGCGCATCTGCAGTGCTGATCATGAGCGAGGAGATGGCAGCCAAGCTCGGACTGACTCCGAGGGCGCGGTTCCGAGCGTTTTCGGTGGCCGGCGACGATCCGGTATTCATGCTTACTGCGCCGATCCCGGCAACCCACAAGGTGCTTGCCCGGTCAGGTCTGAGCATCGACGACCTCGACGCCTACGAAGTCAACGAGGCGTTTGCGCCGGTGCCGTTGGCCTGGGCTCACGAGTTCGGTGCCGATCCGGCCAAGCTCAACCCCTGGGGTGGCGCGATCGCACTCGGACATGCCTTGGGATCGTCGGGTACTCGCTTGCTGAGCACTCTGGTGTGCCATCTGGAGGCTACCGGTGGTCGGTACGGATTGCAGACGATGTGTGAGGGCGCCGGAATGGCAAACGCGACCATCATCGAACGTATCTGA
- a CDS encoding TetR/AcrR family transcriptional regulator: MTSKTEPDASTDVTIAILNAAESCFERFGMTKTTMADVARAAKISRATVYRYFTDREALITASIVRRAQVNMGPARAFIASLPTIEEQIVEGICRDVQSGRQDPVVNMLVSPEEMELSTKLLNESGKAIELTYELWGPIFSDAQDNGKIRADLDLRLLCEWISEIEIMYISALTDDDAALDRFKYKMRHFFVPALLPH; encoded by the coding sequence ATGACCTCAAAGACGGAACCCGATGCGTCGACCGACGTGACGATCGCAATCCTGAATGCGGCAGAGTCGTGCTTCGAACGATTCGGCATGACAAAAACGACCATGGCCGACGTGGCCAGAGCCGCAAAGATCTCACGGGCAACGGTGTATCGGTATTTCACCGATCGCGAAGCTCTGATCACGGCGTCGATCGTGCGACGCGCGCAGGTGAACATGGGACCAGCACGTGCGTTCATTGCAAGCTTGCCCACGATCGAGGAGCAGATAGTCGAGGGCATCTGTAGAGACGTACAGAGCGGTCGCCAGGACCCTGTCGTCAATATGCTGGTCTCACCGGAGGAGATGGAGTTGTCGACCAAACTCCTCAACGAATCGGGAAAGGCAATCGAACTGACCTACGAGTTGTGGGGACCGATTTTTTCCGACGCCCAGGATAACGGCAAGATACGCGCCGACCTCGATCTGCGCCTGCTGTGCGAGTGGATCTCCGAGATCGAAATCATGTACATCAGCGCACTCACCGACGACGACGCCGCCTTGGATCGATTCAAGTACAAGATGCGCCACTTCTTCGTGCCGGCGCTTCTCCCCCACTGA
- a CDS encoding acyl-CoA dehydrogenase family protein: MQRRLFEADHDAYRDTVREFLAREVEPYYEQWEADRLIDRSAWLGAGKSGIIGLSVPEEFGGSGVTDYRFRCVVSEEIARTATTSFGQSVTLQDDIAIPYIKDLGTEEQKRRWLPGMAVGELIGAIAMTEPGAGSDLQGVKSSAVRDGDHWILNGQKTFITNGIHADLVIVVARTDPSAGSRGFSLLVVERGMEGFSRGRKLHKVGLAAQDTAELVFENVRVPATNLLGTEGRGFVHLMERLPLERLSIAVNAIAAARSAYDWTSRYVFDRKAFGKRIGDLQNTRFALAEMSTEIEVTESHVDRCVLALNAGELTAVDASKAKWWATELQKRVVDRCVQLHGGYGYMMEYPIGRSYVDTRIQTIYGGTTEIMKEIIGRDIAAGFTS, from the coding sequence ATGCAACGCAGGCTCTTCGAGGCGGACCACGACGCGTACCGGGACACGGTTCGCGAGTTCCTGGCTCGTGAGGTCGAACCGTATTACGAACAGTGGGAAGCCGATCGGCTCATCGACCGATCCGCGTGGCTCGGGGCCGGTAAGTCCGGCATAATCGGTCTCTCGGTACCTGAGGAGTTCGGGGGTTCCGGAGTTACGGACTATCGCTTCCGGTGTGTGGTCTCCGAGGAAATTGCGCGTACGGCAACCACGTCGTTCGGACAGAGTGTCACTCTGCAGGACGACATTGCGATCCCGTACATCAAGGACCTTGGCACCGAGGAACAGAAGCGACGATGGTTGCCGGGCATGGCGGTCGGTGAACTGATCGGCGCGATTGCCATGACGGAGCCTGGCGCGGGAAGCGATCTGCAAGGTGTCAAGAGTAGTGCAGTTCGCGATGGCGATCACTGGATCCTGAACGGCCAGAAAACGTTTATCACCAACGGTATTCATGCCGATCTGGTGATCGTCGTGGCGCGGACCGACCCCAGCGCGGGATCGCGAGGATTCTCGTTGCTCGTAGTCGAGCGAGGGATGGAGGGATTCAGTCGTGGGCGGAAATTACATAAGGTCGGCCTTGCCGCTCAGGACACTGCGGAGCTGGTTTTCGAGAACGTCCGGGTACCTGCAACCAATCTGCTCGGCACCGAAGGGCGTGGGTTTGTGCACCTGATGGAGCGCCTGCCCCTCGAGCGACTGTCCATTGCGGTCAACGCGATTGCTGCAGCTCGATCGGCTTACGACTGGACGAGCAGGTATGTGTTCGACCGCAAGGCGTTCGGAAAGCGGATCGGGGACTTGCAGAACACTCGGTTCGCGCTCGCGGAGATGTCGACCGAGATCGAGGTCACCGAATCTCATGTCGACCGATGCGTCCTGGCACTCAACGCCGGGGAATTGACTGCTGTCGATGCGTCGAAGGCGAAGTGGTGGGCCACGGAGTTGCAGAAGCGAGTGGTCGATCGATGTGTGCAGTTGCACGGTGGATACGGTTACATGATGGAGTATCCGATCGGACGTTCCTACGTGGATACGCGCATTCAGACCATCTACGGCGGCACAACCGAAATCATGAAGGAGATCATCGGCCGCGACATCGCGGCCGGGTTCACCTCGTGA
- a CDS encoding crotonase/enoyl-CoA hydratase family protein, which produces MADQSTVIESEALYERRGGIAIITLNRPRALNAVNQALSTAVGSFLEQADSDPRVRVVVITGAGRAFCAGADLKALGGGEDLSARGHREWGFAGFVEHWISKPTIAAVNGFALGGGTELVLASDLAVVDETASLGLPEVKRGLFAAAGGVIRLAQQIPRKVALEMALTGEPITAAQGKELGLVNRVAPVGTALEVALELAEQIAANAPLAVRESKSVIHRTASGADWEPDVWAVNAKAMKIVFTSADAAEGPAAFAQKRAPVWQGR; this is translated from the coding sequence ATGGCCGACCAGTCGACCGTGATCGAGTCGGAGGCGCTGTATGAGCGCCGCGGCGGAATCGCAATCATCACACTCAATCGCCCACGGGCATTGAATGCTGTTAATCAGGCACTGTCGACGGCGGTCGGTTCTTTTCTGGAACAGGCGGATTCCGATCCGCGGGTACGGGTCGTCGTGATCACGGGTGCGGGTCGGGCGTTCTGCGCCGGCGCAGATCTGAAGGCGCTCGGTGGGGGTGAGGATCTATCTGCCCGAGGACATCGCGAGTGGGGTTTTGCCGGATTCGTCGAGCATTGGATCAGTAAGCCGACTATTGCCGCGGTGAATGGGTTTGCCCTCGGAGGCGGCACCGAGTTGGTACTCGCCAGCGACCTCGCAGTTGTCGACGAGACGGCGTCGTTGGGTCTTCCCGAGGTGAAGAGGGGGTTGTTCGCCGCAGCCGGTGGAGTGATCCGGTTGGCGCAACAGATCCCGCGGAAAGTGGCCCTGGAAATGGCGTTGACAGGTGAACCGATCACCGCTGCGCAGGGTAAGGAATTGGGTTTGGTCAATCGTGTTGCGCCCGTGGGTACAGCTCTCGAGGTTGCCCTCGAATTGGCTGAGCAGATCGCCGCGAATGCTCCACTGGCGGTACGTGAATCGAAGTCGGTGATCCATCGGACTGCGTCGGGTGCGGATTGGGAACCGGATGTGTGGGCGGTCAATGCGAAGGCGATGAAAATTGTTTTCACCAGTGCCGATGCAGCCGAGGGACCGGCGGCATTTGCGCAGAAACGAGCACCCGTGTGGCAAGGGCGCTGA
- a CDS encoding CaiB/BaiF CoA-transferase family protein produces MSGYSLLSGVRILEVAQLAPSSLGGHLADLGAEVIKVESGPLGDPVRVGGSRAIGDEDGPAFMHLRWNRGKKSVALDLRSPAGQQAFLDLASSCDAVIEGMRGGYLDWLGIGYDELRQVNPSIVFCSVSGMGSDGPYRHMGTGGPVFDAYAGLREVATPTDPPTVGMAGSTTPPIAMYALGAYGAMGLLAALHRARTTGEAVQLEVAGIDIAAAWVPDMIDAELNRERSIPRPSWMQDGRLPDWPRLEAYRTSDGEAMLFGSHVDKFWCNFCVAVGREDLLSIDLSSADEGAPARADLVWRALREIFLQRTRAEWVALFLEHEIAGGPVNSVADMIADPHFRARANTYTVDYDGVGALEFVTSPVRIAGERFAPDLPPRLGVDTIDVLCEVAGYSPERARSVVDPASAPSAAPIGTGS; encoded by the coding sequence ATGAGTGGATACTCGTTGCTCAGTGGTGTGCGGATACTCGAGGTCGCCCAGCTCGCCCCGTCCTCGCTCGGCGGACATCTGGCCGACCTGGGCGCCGAAGTCATCAAGGTCGAGTCCGGGCCACTCGGCGATCCGGTGCGAGTCGGGGGCAGTCGGGCGATCGGGGACGAGGACGGCCCGGCGTTCATGCACCTACGTTGGAATCGCGGCAAGAAGAGTGTGGCGCTGGACTTGCGAAGTCCGGCCGGACAGCAGGCGTTCCTCGACTTGGCGAGTTCGTGCGACGCCGTGATCGAGGGTATGCGCGGGGGCTATCTGGATTGGCTGGGGATCGGTTACGACGAACTGCGGCAGGTGAATCCGAGTATCGTCTTCTGCTCGGTATCCGGGATGGGATCGGACGGCCCTTACCGGCACATGGGAACCGGCGGGCCGGTTTTCGACGCGTACGCAGGTCTTCGGGAAGTGGCGACACCAACCGACCCGCCTACCGTCGGTATGGCGGGATCGACAACACCACCCATCGCGATGTACGCGCTCGGCGCGTATGGAGCGATGGGGTTGTTGGCCGCGCTGCATCGCGCGCGTACTACCGGTGAAGCGGTACAACTCGAGGTAGCCGGTATCGACATTGCCGCGGCTTGGGTGCCGGACATGATCGACGCGGAACTCAATCGGGAGCGGTCGATTCCCCGACCGTCATGGATGCAGGACGGTAGATTGCCGGACTGGCCACGACTGGAGGCGTACCGGACGAGTGACGGTGAGGCGATGCTCTTTGGTTCTCACGTGGATAAATTCTGGTGCAACTTCTGTGTTGCGGTAGGTCGGGAGGATCTACTGTCCATCGACTTGAGCAGTGCCGATGAGGGTGCACCGGCTCGTGCGGATCTGGTGTGGCGCGCGCTGCGCGAGATATTTCTGCAACGTACCAGGGCCGAATGGGTTGCTCTGTTCCTCGAACACGAGATTGCCGGTGGCCCGGTGAACAGCGTTGCCGACATGATCGCCGATCCCCATTTTCGGGCTCGCGCCAATACGTACACGGTCGACTACGACGGCGTCGGCGCACTCGAGTTCGTGACCAGTCCTGTCCGGATTGCGGGCGAGAGATTTGCTCCGGATCTTCCGCCTCGGCTGGGTGTGGACACGATCGACGTCTTGTGTGAGGTCGCCGGTTACTCACCGGAGCGTGCACGATCGGTGGTCGATCCTGCTTCCGCCCCGTCTGCTGCGCCGATCGGAACTGGATCGTAG
- a CDS encoding nitronate monooxygenase family protein yields the protein MLTTAFTKTFGVRHPIVQGGMQWVGRAELVAAVANSGALGMITALTQPTPEDLAEEIARTRELTDQPFGVNLTILPAITPPPYDEYRHVIIDSGIKIVETAGSNPGPHLSQFHAAGVKVLHKCTSVRHAVKAQTLGVDGISIDGFECAGHPGEDDVPGLVLIAAAAEQISIPMIASGGFADARGLVAALALGADGINMGTRFMCTEESPIHRNIKEAIVAATEVDTELIFRSLRNTARVARNSVSREVVEILSNGGQFEDVRDLVAGARGRTVYENGDPEAGIWTVGTAQGLIHDIPTVGDLVDRMIAESEALIAERLVGVLDPINA from the coding sequence GTGCTGACCACTGCTTTCACCAAGACCTTCGGAGTTCGTCATCCCATCGTGCAGGGCGGCATGCAGTGGGTCGGGAGAGCCGAATTGGTGGCGGCCGTCGCGAACTCCGGGGCGCTGGGGATGATCACTGCGCTGACTCAGCCGACTCCGGAAGATCTTGCCGAGGAAATTGCACGAACCCGTGAGCTCACCGATCAGCCCTTCGGTGTCAATCTCACTATTCTCCCTGCGATCACACCCCCGCCGTACGACGAATATCGCCACGTCATCATCGATTCCGGGATCAAGATCGTCGAGACTGCCGGCTCGAATCCCGGACCGCATCTGTCTCAATTCCACGCGGCCGGGGTGAAGGTTCTCCACAAGTGCACCAGCGTCCGACATGCGGTAAAGGCTCAGACCCTCGGCGTCGACGGCATCAGTATCGACGGGTTCGAATGTGCCGGTCACCCAGGAGAAGACGACGTACCAGGCTTGGTGCTCATTGCCGCAGCGGCTGAACAGATCAGCATTCCGATGATCGCTTCCGGCGGATTTGCCGATGCGAGAGGGTTGGTCGCCGCCTTGGCGCTTGGAGCCGACGGCATCAATATGGGCACACGGTTCATGTGTACCGAAGAATCGCCGATTCACCGCAACATCAAGGAGGCGATCGTGGCCGCCACCGAGGTCGACACCGAACTGATTTTCCGGTCATTGCGTAATACCGCCCGTGTAGCGCGCAACAGCGTGAGCCGCGAAGTGGTCGAGATTCTCTCCAACGGTGGTCAATTCGAGGATGTTCGAGATCTGGTTGCGGGTGCGCGGGGCAGAACCGTGTACGAGAACGGTGATCCCGAGGCCGGCATCTGGACCGTCGGAACTGCGCAGGGATTGATCCACGATATCCCCACTGTCGGTGACTTGGTTGATCGCATGATTGCCGAGTCCGAAGCTCTGATCGCTGAGCGACTTGTCGGTGTCCTCGATCCGATAAACGCCTGA
- a CDS encoding Rieske 2Fe-2S domain-containing protein: MEREDKIELTRRLISHVDNNTTDYAEDMMRVPFSAFDDPELAAREREVVRRFPHIVAHVDELKKTGDFVTTDLIGTPLLVVKQSDGSVKAFSNVCRHRGAKVEFAESGCKRIFSCPYHNWAYGRGGDLRGMPHAEGFEGMDRQQYGLVEFPCEVRHGLVWVVPTVGADLNIEHTLGSKHDAEVIATGMADSFQVRKETWKLGMNWKIAVDGVQDSYHLCQLHTKTVCNYLEGNITAFDLVDRSWRIVVARKSITEVRDADPDSFDVRDYSLANYTIYPGTMLVTEPNHFEVWTIVPDTEDPNVSYCTIRLLSPKEPETPREKRVLEKNWELLMETLHDEDWFVTKTITDNAAHGQVDELIYGRNELPGQVFHKMITRDAQELLAQP; this comes from the coding sequence ATGGAGCGTGAAGACAAGATCGAACTCACCAGGCGCCTTATCTCCCATGTGGACAACAACACGACTGACTATGCGGAAGATATGATGCGCGTTCCGTTTTCGGCGTTCGACGACCCCGAGCTCGCAGCGCGCGAACGGGAAGTGGTTCGACGCTTCCCGCACATCGTCGCCCACGTGGACGAGTTGAAGAAGACGGGTGACTTTGTCACTACGGATCTCATCGGAACCCCGCTGCTGGTGGTCAAGCAGTCAGACGGAAGCGTCAAGGCGTTCTCGAACGTGTGCCGCCACCGTGGTGCCAAGGTCGAGTTCGCCGAATCCGGATGTAAGCGAATCTTCAGTTGCCCGTACCACAATTGGGCGTACGGACGCGGCGGTGACCTACGTGGAATGCCGCACGCGGAGGGTTTCGAGGGAATGGACCGCCAGCAGTACGGGCTGGTCGAGTTCCCGTGCGAGGTGCGCCACGGCCTCGTGTGGGTGGTGCCGACGGTTGGTGCCGACCTGAACATCGAGCACACCCTGGGCTCCAAGCACGACGCCGAGGTGATCGCGACCGGTATGGCCGACTCGTTCCAGGTTCGGAAGGAAACGTGGAAACTCGGCATGAACTGGAAGATCGCCGTGGACGGCGTGCAGGACTCGTACCACCTGTGCCAACTTCACACCAAGACGGTGTGCAACTATCTCGAAGGCAACATCACCGCATTCGATCTCGTCGATCGGTCGTGGCGAATCGTCGTGGCACGCAAGTCGATTACCGAGGTTCGCGATGCAGACCCGGATTCGTTCGACGTTCGCGACTACTCGCTCGCGAATTACACGATCTACCCCGGGACCATGCTCGTCACGGAACCCAATCACTTCGAGGTGTGGACCATCGTCCCCGATACCGAAGATCCGAACGTCTCGTACTGCACGATTCGTCTTCTTTCTCCCAAAGAACCGGAAACCCCGCGTGAGAAGCGGGTGCTCGAGAAGAACTGGGAACTGCTCATGGAGACTCTGCACGACGAGGACTGGTTCGTCACGAAAACGATCACGGACAATGCGGCGCACGGTCAGGTGGACGAATTGATCTACGGCCGTAACGAATTGCCGGGTCAGGTATTTCACAAGATGATCACACGTGATGCGCAGGAGCTGCTCGCACAACCTTGA